A part of bacterium genomic DNA contains:
- a CDS encoding TolC family protein — protein sequence MANRIILSIPKAMQFKIGIIVIIVLCAINAIAQPQVDIPASLTLDQAVELALARNQDIVSAQKEVEKAKATVREARSAALPQLNLQADALHLVDADKVYSGEEMSSEQYSISATLNQAVSTFGRVSNALRGAKLYVQLAESKLAVTKQAVTFQITKAFYDVLLAKQLVAVNQEALEIAQSHFRSAQLRYEQGVGSEFEMLRAQVRVANLEPGLIAANNNLVLAKQNFNTLLNIPPEQPIELIGELVYTDYLPNSETAWEVAQRNRPDLLILKQMQQIAEVQLNYYKAGYRPNLYLVGNVTDQQVKYGYYPNDWITSWYAGLSFQLPLFDGFKTAAQIQGAKAELEKARTALTKGLLSAQVEVKQTCLRIQEARAIVVSAEEAVKLADRALTMAKISFENGRASTLDVADAQLALTTAKTNFAQAVHGYQVALAKLKLDIGLDKLP from the coding sequence ATGGCAAATAGAATCATACTATCAATCCCTAAAGCTATGCAATTTAAAATAGGAATAATAGTTATCATTGTGCTTTGTGCAATAAATGCAATTGCACAACCGCAGGTTGATATTCCAGCTTCACTAACACTCGACCAAGCGGTTGAACTGGCGTTAGCCCGGAATCAGGATATTGTTTCCGCTCAAAAAGAAGTTGAAAAAGCAAAAGCGACTGTGCGCGAAGCGCGATCTGCGGCATTGCCGCAGCTGAATCTCCAAGCGGATGCGCTCCATCTCGTTGATGCTGATAAAGTATATAGCGGCGAAGAAATGAGCAGTGAACAATATAGTATTTCAGCAACGTTAAATCAAGCAGTAAGTACCTTTGGTCGGGTATCAAATGCGCTCCGTGGCGCTAAACTTTATGTTCAGCTAGCGGAATCAAAATTAGCGGTAACGAAACAAGCGGTAACTTTCCAGATTACGAAAGCATTCTATGACGTCTTACTCGCGAAACAATTAGTTGCGGTTAATCAGGAAGCGCTGGAAATCGCGCAATCGCATTTTCGTAGCGCCCAGCTTCGCTATGAACAAGGGGTGGGTAGTGAATTTGAAATGTTACGCGCGCAGGTTCGAGTTGCCAATTTAGAACCGGGGTTAATTGCAGCGAACAATAACTTGGTGTTGGCGAAACAAAATTTTAATACGCTGCTGAATATCCCTCCAGAACAGCCGATTGAACTTATCGGAGAGCTTGTTTATACCGATTATCTGCCGAACAGCGAAACCGCTTGGGAAGTAGCACAACGAAACCGACCGGATTTATTGATTCTCAAACAGATGCAACAGATTGCAGAGGTGCAATTGAATTATTATAAAGCGGGGTATCGGCCAAATCTCTATTTGGTTGGGAATGTTACCGACCAGCAAGTTAAATACGGTTACTATCCGAATGATTGGATTACGAGTTGGTATGCCGGATTAAGTTTCCAGCTCCCGCTATTTGACGGGTTTAAAACTGCCGCTCAGATTCAGGGAGCAAAAGCTGAACTGGAGAAAGCCCGCACCGCATTGACGAAAGGGCTTTTATCAGCTCAGGTTGAAGTAAAGCAAACCTGTTTAAGGATTCAAGAAGCGCGCGCGATTGTGGTTTCAGCAGAAGAAGCGGTAAAGTTAGCTGACCGAGCATTAACTATGGCGAAAATCAGTTTCGAAAACGGTCGAGCGTCAACGCTCGATGTCGCTGATGCACAGTTAGCATTGACTACGGCAAAAACGAATTTCGCACAAGCAGTGCACGGATATCAGGTAGCGCTAGCGAAACTGAAACTAGATATTGGTCTAGATAAATTACCGTAA
- a CDS encoding ketoacyl-ACP synthase III: MTTDTSHHSGSGHTAKIQGGVGIVAVGSYVPEKILTNHDLEKMVETSDEWITTRTGIKERRIAAPDQTTSDIAVIAAQRALEKAKMTAAEIELIIVATITGDVLFPATACYVQQKLGAKHAFAFDISAACTGFIYALSIAKRFIITGMVKNALVIGAEELSRFTDWTDRNTCVIFGDGAGAVILKPVPDGKGILTEYLGSDGSAADLIFIPAGGAKTPISAEQLEQRQQFIKMKGNEVFKFAVLAMGKSIKHALADAQIHSDQVSLMIPHQANIRIIQSSAERFNIPMEKVYVNIDKYGNTSAASIPIALDEAVQSGRIKENDIIVLVAFGAGLTWGSCVIRW; this comes from the coding sequence ATGACAACTGATACTTCACATCATTCAGGTTCAGGACATACTGCAAAAATTCAGGGTGGCGTTGGCATAGTTGCTGTCGGTTCGTATGTCCCCGAGAAAATATTAACCAATCATGATTTAGAGAAGATGGTTGAAACCAGCGATGAATGGATTACTACCCGAACCGGCATTAAAGAACGACGAATTGCTGCTCCAGACCAAACGACTTCGGATATTGCAGTAATCGCAGCACAGCGTGCGCTTGAAAAAGCAAAAATGACCGCCGCTGAAATTGAACTGATTATTGTCGCTACCATAACCGGTGATGTTCTATTTCCAGCAACCGCATGTTATGTTCAGCAAAAACTTGGTGCGAAACATGCGTTCGCATTTGATATCAGCGCCGCGTGTACCGGATTCATATATGCGCTCTCTATCGCCAAACGGTTTATTATTACGGGGATGGTCAAAAATGCCTTGGTTATCGGCGCAGAAGAATTAAGCCGGTTTACTGACTGGACAGACCGGAACACCTGCGTTATTTTCGGAGATGGCGCCGGTGCCGTAATTTTGAAACCTGTTCCTGATGGGAAAGGAATTCTAACCGAATATCTGGGCAGTGATGGTTCCGCAGCGGATCTGATTTTTATTCCTGCGGGCGGAGCGAAAACGCCAATTTCAGCAGAACAACTCGAACAGCGGCAGCAGTTTATTAAAATGAAAGGAAACGAAGTGTTCAAGTTTGCTGTTTTAGCAATGGGTAAATCTATTAAACATGCGCTTGCCGATGCGCAGATTCATAGCGACCAAGTCTCATTGATGATTCCCCATCAGGCAAATATTCGAATTATTCAATCTTCAGCAGAACGATTTAATATTCCGATGGAAAAAGTGTATGTGAATATTGATAAATATGGGAATACGTCAGCGGCATCAATTCCCATTGCTCTAGATGAAGCGGTACAATCCGGTAGAATTAAAGAAAATGATATTATTGTTCTCGTTGCATTTGGCGCGGGATTAACTTGGGGGTCCTGCGTTATAAGGTGGTAG
- a CDS encoding MarR family transcriptional regulator produces the protein MELIEKDNQLNQQIERFEQLMTELIHYLHAANPPNFIDSDLTEGQCIAGSILFQYGACNMNEIASRLGVSMSAATGIIDRMVKHGYAERQRDESDRRLVRVQLTEKGKQIISEFNQHKMKGLRQVLSVLSEEDRIAFLGYIQKIVDALQQQKKQKN, from the coding sequence ATGGAGCTGATTGAAAAAGATAACCAATTAAATCAGCAGATTGAACGATTTGAGCAATTAATGACGGAATTAATACACTATCTCCATGCAGCGAATCCGCCGAATTTTATTGATTCCGATTTGACTGAAGGACAATGTATTGCTGGGTCTATTCTCTTTCAGTATGGCGCATGTAATATGAACGAAATTGCGAGTCGATTAGGTGTCTCTATGAGTGCTGCGACCGGAATCATTGACCGTATGGTGAAACATGGCTACGCTGAACGACAACGAGATGAGTCTGACCGGCGGCTAGTTCGTGTTCAGTTAACCGAAAAGGGAAAACAAATAATATCAGAATTTAATCAGCATAAAATGAAAGGACTTCGGCAGGTACTTAGTGTATTGAGTGAAGAAGACCGAATAGCGTTTCTAGGATATATCCAGAAAATCGTTGATGCGTTGCAACAGCAGAAGAAGCAGAAGAATTAA
- a CDS encoding PAS domain S-box protein: MTLLLLTLLASVGIGVPRTVRVGVYQNEPKIFMDNNGQPAGIFIDLLKKIAEQERWNLVYVPGEWSGCLQALELGQIDLMPDVAYSEERSTKYDFHKTPVLESWSRIYASSDNPINTIADLNNKRIAVLKGSIQQKVFQQLMDGFGYKVTIIPTETFHQAFAIAANRSADAAISNHLFGDYFYQKYGLFKTTIEFNPVKLYFVTAKGRNPDLLKAIDRYLNKWIPERGSPYYTTLGKWSEKPPPYRVPKYVYWIIIGIVGLLLATGGIACLLWRQVRARTERLEQANAKLQESEQKYRELVQNANSIILRWNREGKITFINEFGQQFFGYREEELIGKHVIGTIVPDTESSGRDLHRLMEEICSNPKAYEHNINENMRRDGTRVWISWTNRAIVDEQGKLVEIFSIGADITEQKRFQEALQQSEQNYREVFNATSEAILIRNIDTLTIVAVNQTALKMYGYSEDEFKQLTINDISLGKSPYSQQEAMGWIKKAVEGTPQIFEWIAKKKTGELFWVEITLQRSRFSGQNCILAVVRDISKRKQTEATLQSVFQAAPVGICVMKDRRFQNVNDQWIKSFGYSEEELLGNTTRILYENDEEYQRVGQELYEPLKEQGVATTTTRLRRKDGVFREVILTAAALQPHDLSAGVVVTIHDITDENLAKKALIDSEQRYRNLIEKFNDIVFITDLTGKMLYANPALERLTGFTVQDFATPQNDTFFNHYVDSESINKFIQDFIKSKEPNSETVESIFSDKYDKVHWHSFVITKTEYQGQPALQFVIHDITERKQAEEEIHQLLVQVQQTAVELEKRVAERTAELSAAKERAEAADRIKSAFLATMSHELRTPLNSIIGFTGILLQGLAGPLNDEQTKQLGMIQSSASHLLALINDILDISKIEAGELEVYLKPFNFRKSIEKVIMSVRPMAEKKGLRLLTNISPEIDELVSDQRRIEQILLNLLSNAIKFTETGTVTVESEIVNNQVVTRVIDTGIGIAEEDLEKLFKPFSQIDTGTSRAHEGTGLGLAICKRLIEKLNGTITVQSKFGIGSTFTVTFPLT, encoded by the coding sequence TTGACTTTGCTGCTGTTAACTTTATTGGCCAGTGTCGGAATAGGTGTCCCACGAACCGTTCGAGTTGGAGTTTACCAGAATGAACCGAAAATTTTTATGGATAACAACGGCCAACCAGCGGGGATATTTATCGACCTGCTGAAAAAAATCGCTGAACAAGAACGTTGGAACCTAGTGTATGTGCCGGGTGAATGGAGCGGTTGTCTCCAAGCGCTTGAACTCGGACAAATTGACCTGATGCCGGATGTCGCTTATTCTGAAGAACGAAGTACTAAATATGATTTCCATAAGACACCGGTTCTGGAAAGTTGGTCGAGAATATATGCATCTTCAGATAACCCGATAAATACAATCGCTGATTTGAATAACAAGCGGATTGCTGTGTTGAAAGGATCTATTCAGCAGAAGGTTTTCCAGCAGTTAATGGATGGATTCGGATATAAGGTTACCATAATTCCTACCGAAACGTTTCATCAAGCGTTTGCTATAGCAGCAAATCGTTCCGCTGACGCCGCTATTTCCAACCATTTATTCGGGGATTACTTCTATCAGAAATATGGATTGTTCAAAACAACGATAGAATTTAATCCAGTTAAGTTGTATTTCGTTACAGCTAAAGGGCGTAACCCCGACTTGCTAAAAGCGATTGACCGTTATCTCAATAAATGGATTCCGGAGCGTGGTTCTCCGTATTACACTACACTCGGTAAATGGTCTGAAAAACCGCCACCGTACCGTGTGCCGAAATATGTTTACTGGATAATTATCGGGATTGTAGGATTACTGTTGGCTACTGGTGGAATAGCTTGCCTACTATGGCGGCAAGTAAGAGCAAGAACGGAACGTCTCGAGCAAGCGAACGCAAAACTTCAAGAAAGCGAACAAAAATACCGAGAGTTAGTTCAGAATGCAAACAGTATCATTCTCCGCTGGAATCGGGAGGGGAAGATAACGTTTATAAACGAGTTTGGGCAACAGTTTTTCGGATATCGGGAAGAGGAACTTATCGGAAAGCATGTTATCGGAACCATTGTTCCTGATACTGAAAGTTCCGGTCGAGACCTGCATCGGCTGATGGAAGAAATATGTTCGAATCCGAAGGCGTATGAACATAATATTAATGAAAATATGCGGCGAGACGGTACTCGCGTCTGGATATCCTGGACGAACCGAGCCATCGTTGATGAACAGGGGAAACTTGTTGAAATATTTAGTATTGGCGCGGATATCACCGAGCAGAAACGGTTTCAAGAAGCATTGCAACAAAGTGAGCAGAACTATCGAGAAGTATTCAATGCGACCAGTGAAGCAATTTTAATTCGCAATATAGATACGTTAACGATTGTTGCGGTTAATCAAACTGCGTTAAAAATGTATGGGTATTCCGAAGATGAATTTAAACAATTAACCATTAACGATATTAGCTTAGGTAAATCGCCGTATTCCCAGCAGGAAGCGATGGGTTGGATTAAAAAAGCAGTTGAAGGAACCCCGCAAATTTTTGAGTGGATAGCCAAGAAGAAAACCGGTGAATTATTCTGGGTTGAAATAACGTTACAGCGGTCTCGGTTCAGCGGGCAAAATTGTATCCTTGCGGTAGTGCGAGATATTAGTAAACGCAAACAAACGGAAGCGACGCTCCAGAGTGTATTTCAAGCGGCACCGGTAGGTATCTGCGTGATGAAAGACCGGCGGTTTCAAAACGTTAACGACCAATGGATTAAAAGTTTCGGGTATTCAGAAGAGGAGCTTTTGGGAAACACCACACGAATTCTCTACGAAAATGATGAGGAATATCAGCGGGTTGGCCAAGAGTTATATGAACCGCTTAAAGAGCAAGGGGTAGCGACAACAACGACACGGCTTCGTCGGAAAGACGGGGTATTTCGCGAGGTTATTTTAACCGCAGCAGCACTGCAACCGCATGACCTATCCGCAGGGGTTGTGGTTACCATACACGATATCACCGATGAGAATCTTGCAAAAAAGGCACTTATAGATAGTGAACAGCGGTATCGTAATCTAATCGAAAAATTCAACGATATTGTATTTATCACCGACCTAACTGGGAAAATGCTATATGCGAATCCGGCGTTAGAACGGTTGACCGGATTTACCGTTCAGGATTTTGCTACGCCGCAAAATGACACGTTTTTTAATCATTATGTAGATTCAGAAAGTATCAATAAGTTCATTCAAGATTTTATCAAGAGTAAAGAGCCGAATTCGGAAACCGTTGAAAGTATATTTAGTGATAAATATGATAAAGTTCATTGGCATTCGTTTGTAATTACGAAAACCGAATATCAAGGGCAACCTGCGTTGCAATTTGTAATTCATGATATTACTGAACGCAAACAAGCAGAAGAAGAGATTCATCAATTACTGGTTCAAGTTCAGCAAACTGCGGTAGAATTAGAGAAACGGGTTGCAGAACGAACCGCAGAGTTATCGGCTGCTAAAGAACGAGCTGAAGCTGCTGACCGGATTAAATCCGCATTTCTCGCAACCATGTCGCACGAATTGCGGACTCCGTTAAATTCAATTATTGGGTTTACCGGAATCTTGCTCCAAGGGCTAGCTGGACCATTAAATGATGAACAAACCAAACAGTTAGGCATGATACAGAGTAGTGCGAGCCATCTCCTTGCATTAATTAATGATATTCTAGATATATCAAAAATCGAAGCTGGTGAACTAGAGGTATATTTGAAACCATTCAATTTCCGAAAGTCAATAGAAAAAGTGATTATGTCAGTTCGCCCGATGGCTGAAAAAAAGGGATTACGGTTACTTACCAACATTTCACCTGAAATAGACGAATTGGTTAGCGACCAACGTCGGATTGAACAAATCTTATTGAACCTATTGAGTAACGCAATCAAGTTTACCGAGACTGGAACCGTGACAGTAGAAAGCGAAATAGTCAATAATCAGGTGGTGACCCGTGTTATTGATACCGGAATCGGGATTGCAGAAGAGGATTTGGAGAAATTATTCAAACCATTCAGTCAGATTGATACTGGGACAAGTCGTGCACATGAAGGCACCGGATTAGGATTAGCTATCTGTAAAAGACTCATTGAAAAATTAAATGGTACGATTACTGTGCAAAGTAAATTTGGTATAGGAAGCACTTTCACGGTAACTTTTCCTCTTACATAA
- the plsX gene encoding phosphate acyltransferase PlsX, with translation MRIAVDAMGGDNAPASVVEGAIAAANKFKVGILLVGQTEAIKPYISRSQSDVSGIEIVEAPEVVDMHESPSVALKQKKNSSINICMQLVKEGKAAAVVSAGNTGAVMAAALFTLGRLEGVSRPAIAAPIPTRKGFCILLDVGANVDCRPQHLVHFAVMGKVFAEKVFQREHARVGLLSIGEEKTKGNELTLQTYELLEKAPINFIGNVEGRDIVSGEVDVVVCDGFIGNVILKFAEGFAEMFMSTAKQFFLAGTDSAQVPVQEAFRSFAKKMDYSEYGGALLLGLNGTCVISHGGSSPKAIMNAIRVGAEFVTDEVNQHIIEELRKVQQHIENETK, from the coding sequence ATGAGAATCGCTGTCGATGCTATGGGTGGAGATAACGCTCCGGCAAGTGTGGTTGAAGGAGCAATTGCTGCAGCGAATAAGTTTAAGGTCGGTATCTTACTCGTTGGACAAACAGAGGCAATTAAACCGTATATAAGCCGGTCGCAATCGGATGTTTCCGGCATCGAAATCGTTGAAGCGCCGGAAGTAGTTGATATGCATGAATCGCCATCCGTTGCCTTGAAACAGAAGAAGAATTCATCGATCAATATCTGTATGCAGCTGGTAAAAGAGGGGAAAGCGGCGGCGGTAGTTTCCGCAGGGAATACCGGCGCGGTTATGGCGGCGGCGCTTTTTACCCTCGGTCGGTTAGAAGGGGTTAGCCGACCGGCAATAGCGGCACCGATCCCCACTAGAAAGGGATTCTGTATTCTTCTCGATGTCGGAGCGAACGTTGATTGTCGTCCGCAGCATTTAGTACATTTTGCGGTAATGGGAAAAGTGTTTGCGGAAAAAGTATTCCAGCGTGAGCATGCCCGAGTCGGATTGTTAAGTATTGGCGAGGAAAAAACGAAAGGAAACGAATTAACGCTCCAAACCTACGAACTGTTAGAAAAAGCACCGATAAATTTCATTGGCAATGTTGAAGGAAGAGATATCGTTAGCGGTGAAGTTGATGTTGTTGTCTGCGACGGGTTTATCGGAAATGTTATTCTGAAATTTGCAGAAGGTTTTGCTGAAATGTTTATGTCAACCGCAAAACAGTTCTTTTTAGCTGGAACCGATTCTGCGCAAGTACCGGTTCAAGAAGCATTTCGGTCGTTTGCGAAAAAAATGGATTATTCTGAATATGGCGGCGCTCTGTTGCTTGGATTAAACGGAACTTGCGTTATCAGTCACGGTGGGTCGTCTCCGAAAGCGATTATGAACGCAATTCGGGTTGGCGCAGAGTTTGTTACCGATGAAGTCAATCAGCATATAATCGAAGAGCTTCGAAAAGTCCAACAACATATTGAGAATGAAACCAAATAA
- the fabD gene encoding ACP S-malonyltransferase, with protein MNKLAFIFPGQGSQSVGMGKDFYDSSPTAREIFESANRILGWSLTDVCFSGPEEKLKQTEFAQPALFTVGYIAFQLLVDQGVHPAVVAGHSLGEYTALAAAAVLSFESALKLVAERGRLMQRAGTDNPGSMAAVLSLTESEVQEICRQAESAGTGYVGVANYNCPGQIVISGSVASVAKAIELISAQGKKAILLPVSGAFHSPLMESAARTLTELIHQSEFNPAKIPVVQNVTAEYTLDAETLQSNLTQQMLSPVRWEASVRKMIDNGITCFIEAGVGKVLSGMVKRIDREVMTLTVENIAGLNTAIQIIKENNLCS; from the coding sequence ATGAATAAACTAGCATTTATTTTTCCGGGACAGGGTTCTCAATCGGTTGGCATGGGTAAAGATTTTTATGATTCTTCTCCGACCGCTAGAGAGATTTTTGAATCAGCGAATCGGATATTAGGTTGGTCATTAACCGATGTATGTTTCTCTGGTCCGGAAGAGAAATTAAAACAGACTGAATTTGCGCAACCGGCACTATTTACGGTGGGATATATTGCGTTTCAGTTGTTAGTAGATCAAGGAGTTCACCCTGCGGTTGTTGCTGGACATAGTCTTGGCGAATATACAGCATTAGCGGCTGCTGCTGTCTTAAGTTTTGAATCTGCATTAAAACTCGTTGCGGAACGCGGGCGATTAATGCAACGTGCAGGAACCGATAATCCGGGCAGTATGGCAGCGGTGTTGAGTCTAACTGAATCGGAAGTCCAGGAAATTTGTCGGCAAGCAGAATCGGCAGGAACCGGATATGTAGGCGTAGCAAATTATAACTGTCCGGGGCAAATCGTGATTTCCGGAAGTGTCGCCAGTGTGGCGAAAGCAATCGAATTAATTTCTGCGCAAGGGAAAAAAGCGATTTTATTACCGGTAAGTGGGGCGTTCCATTCGCCCTTAATGGAATCAGCGGCTCGGACATTAACCGAGCTGATTCATCAATCCGAATTTAATCCGGCGAAAATTCCGGTAGTACAGAATGTTACTGCAGAATATACACTAGACGCAGAAACACTTCAATCGAATTTAACGCAACAAATGTTATCGCCGGTGCGCTGGGAAGCGTCAGTTCGGAAAATGATAGATAACGGCATAACGTGTTTTATTGAAGCTGGAGTTGGTAAAGTATTAAGTGGTATGGTTAAACGGATTGACCGAGAAGTAATGACCTTGACTGTCGAGAACATTGCTGGATTAAACACTGCGATTCAAATAATTAAGGAGAATAACCTATGTTCTTAA
- a CDS encoding DUF177 domain-containing protein encodes MVIDLSLLEEGTSYQEFLTPAEIFTAIDILLHLITPVKTQLQFIKTGNNILLNGISSTSVELSCSRCLEPFVYSITAPFSYELRQKPELATPTAINLEFEAEETLFQEDAAEIVYYTGTRIELIDEIRQELELAIPMQPLCSENCAGLCIQCGANLNKGKCSCPPIDKENPFAVLKQKIKPKI; translated from the coding sequence ATGGTTATCGATTTGTCGCTGCTGGAGGAGGGAACGTCTTACCAAGAATTTCTAACTCCTGCAGAAATATTTACAGCGATTGATATCTTATTACACCTTATAACTCCGGTTAAGACCCAACTCCAGTTCATTAAAACTGGCAACAATATCCTACTGAACGGGATAAGTTCCACCTCAGTAGAATTAAGTTGCAGCCGATGTTTAGAACCGTTTGTCTATTCGATTACGGCACCGTTTAGCTATGAACTTCGACAGAAACCAGAACTTGCGACTCCTACTGCGATCAATCTGGAGTTTGAAGCTGAAGAGACACTATTCCAAGAGGATGCCGCGGAAATTGTGTATTATACCGGAACAAGAATTGAGTTGATTGATGAAATACGACAGGAACTGGAACTAGCGATTCCGATGCAGCCGTTATGTAGCGAAAATTGCGCGGGATTATGTATTCAATGTGGGGCGAACCTAAACAAAGGGAAATGCAGTTGTCCTCCGATTGACAAAGAGAATCCCTTTGCTGTATTAAAACAGAAAATTAAACCCAAAATATGA
- the rpmF gene encoding 50S ribosomal protein L32, translating into MPVPKRRTSKSRRDKRRTHYKLNQPGISVCPKCKQPKPPHRVCPHCGEYKGRKIIETKA; encoded by the coding sequence ATGCCTGTACCAAAACGTCGAACGTCGAAATCACGACGAGATAAACGTCGAACCCATTATAAATTAAATCAACCGGGGATATCGGTCTGTCCGAAATGTAAACAGCCGAAACCGCCGCATCGGGTCTGCCCGCATTGTGGCGAGTATAAGGGCAGAAAAATTATTGAAACGAAAGCGTAA
- a CDS encoding response regulator: protein MNKLKILVVDDKADNRYLLEKLLQGNGYETVSASNGAEALDLALKIPPDLVISDILMPVMDGFMLCREWKKNERLNKIPFIFYTATYTDPKDEEFAMSLGAARFIVKPEEPTRFLEIIQETIEEFRTGTIEPSEPIKIDDSEFTKGHREALFRKLEDKIIQARTAEVRAKQYAGELEKNIAELKRTEKLLQQANLVVENSPVVLFRWRAVEGWPVVYVSQNVIQFGYTPEELLSGAIPYASIIYPEDLERVAAEVQQYSATGVSSFQQEYRIITKDGDIRWIDDRTTIERDSTGKITHYQGIIIDITERKKSEQKVIDAYANLQRILEETVGALSSALESRDPYTAGHERRDAQLACAIAQELKLSEQQIEGIRIASLLHDIGKMAVPAEILAKPTKLTELEFSLIKIHPEVGYNILKDIEFPWPIAQIVYQHHERLDGSGYPRGLKGDEIMFEARILAVADVVEAMASHRPYRPALGIEKALEEIISHCGKLYDPKVAEICRYIFLDKGFKFE from the coding sequence ATGAATAAACTTAAAATTTTAGTGGTTGATGATAAAGCGGATAATCGGTATTTGCTGGAAAAACTGCTGCAAGGTAATGGATACGAAACGGTATCAGCATCGAACGGAGCTGAAGCACTTGACCTAGCGTTGAAAATTCCGCCAGATTTGGTGATTAGTGATATTTTAATGCCGGTTATGGACGGATTTATGCTCTGTCGAGAATGGAAGAAGAACGAGCGATTGAATAAAATCCCGTTTATCTTCTATACCGCAACCTATACTGACCCGAAAGATGAAGAGTTTGCGATGAGTTTAGGTGCAGCGCGATTCATTGTCAAGCCGGAAGAACCAACGCGATTCCTAGAAATTATACAAGAAACCATAGAAGAATTTAGAACTGGAACTATAGAACCAAGTGAACCGATTAAAATAGACGATTCGGAGTTTACTAAGGGACATCGCGAAGCATTATTTAGGAAACTAGAAGATAAAATCATTCAGGCACGAACCGCTGAAGTTAGGGCAAAACAGTATGCTGGAGAACTTGAGAAGAATATCGCAGAATTAAAGCGGACAGAGAAGTTACTCCAGCAAGCAAATCTCGTTGTTGAAAATAGTCCGGTAGTACTCTTCCGCTGGCGAGCAGTTGAAGGCTGGCCAGTAGTCTATGTTTCTCAGAACGTGATCCAATTTGGATACACACCAGAAGAGTTATTATCAGGAGCTATACCCTATGCTTCGATTATCTATCCAGAAGACTTGGAGAGAGTTGCAGCTGAAGTCCAGCAATATTCGGCTACTGGAGTTAGTAGTTTTCAGCAGGAATACCGGATTATTACCAAAGATGGCGACATCCGCTGGATTGATGACCGTACTACAATCGAACGAGATTCAACAGGGAAAATTACGCATTATCAAGGAATTATTATTGATATCACTGAGCGGAAAAAATCGGAACAGAAAGTAATTGATGCCTACGCAAATCTGCAACGGATACTTGAAGAGACAGTTGGCGCATTATCTTCTGCTTTGGAATCTCGCGACCCGTATACCGCTGGACATGAACGACGCGATGCGCAACTCGCCTGCGCCATCGCGCAAGAGCTAAAGTTATCTGAACAGCAAATCGAAGGGATTCGGATTGCATCGTTACTGCATGATATTGGGAAAATGGCAGTTCCGGCAGAAATTCTGGCGAAACCAACGAAATTAACTGAACTCGAATTTAGTTTGATTAAGATTCATCCTGAAGTCGGCTATAATATCCTGAAAGATATTGAATTCCCTTGGCCAATCGCACAGATTGTATATCAGCATCACGAACGGTTGGACGGTTCCGGATACCCCCGTGGGTTGAAGGGAGACGAGATTATGTTTGAAGCGAGGATTCTTGCAGTAGCGGATGTGGTGGAAGCTATGGCATCGCATCGTCCGTATCGCCCTGCACTTGGTATCGAAAAAGCTTTGGAAGAGATTATCTCACATTGCGGTAAGCTATATGACCCGAAAGTTGCGGAGATTTGCCGATATATTTTCCTTGATAAAGGGTTTAAATTCGAATAG
- a CDS encoding response regulator, translating to MAKKILVIEDNEQNIYLMTFLLEKNGFEVIQARTGKEGIQLAREVQPDAILLDIQLPELDGYAVAKELRSNHMLKQVPIIAVTSYAMAGDKERILAAGATGYIEKPINPNTFIQQLQEYL from the coding sequence ATGGCAAAAAAAATCCTTGTTATCGAAGACAATGAACAAAACATCTATCTTATGACATTTTTGTTAGAAAAAAACGGGTTTGAAGTGATTCAAGCGCGAACCGGAAAAGAAGGCATTCAACTCGCACGAGAAGTTCAGCCGGACGCAATTCTGCTCGATATCCAGCTACCGGAACTTGACGGATATGCGGTGGCAAAGGAATTACGGAGCAATCATATGCTCAAGCAGGTGCCGATTATTGCGGTTACTTCGTATGCCATGGCAGGGGATAAAGAACGGATTCTTGCTGCTGGCGCTACCGGATATATCGAGAAACCTATAAACCCGAACACTTTTATTCAGCAGTTACAGGAATATTTATAA